From one Catenuloplanes nepalensis genomic stretch:
- a CDS encoding MDR family MFS transporter, producing MTTAPAGLVAKTGDVPAPRMTKRQINEALTGLMMGIFVSILASTVVANALPRVISDLGGGQSVYTWVVTAELLAMTATVPLWGKLADLYNQKLLIQLSLGLFVVGSLLAGFAPNPEVLIASRVVQGIGAGGLTALVQVVMAAIIPPRELGRYSGIFGAVFATGTVAGPLIGGLLVDTEWLGWRWTFFFGVPFALLAIFLLQKTLKLPTLGRKVKVDYLGAFLIMSGVSMLLIWVTLAGNNFGWLSAWTAGLVTGGLVLIALALVVESRVSEPIIPLGIFRSRTVSLATIGSLLVGVAMFGSTVFLSQYFQLSLGKSPTEAGLLSLPMIFGLMVSSTIAGAMITKTGKWKMYLVAGAIIMIAGLGLLSTIGADTSLWVLGAEMAVLGVGVGLLMQNLVLAAQNDVPAHELGAATSVISFFRSLGGSVGVSVLGAILANRVTANMADSLGPAAAGAPGGGGHGAVPDLSTLPPELVTIIQNAYGDAIGDLFLVAVPFAVLTLLTVIFIKEVPLKTTSGLDRLAEEGNHTPAPSPMTH from the coding sequence ATGACCACCGCCCCAGCGGGACTCGTCGCCAAGACCGGCGACGTGCCAGCCCCGCGCATGACGAAGCGCCAGATCAACGAGGCCCTCACCGGCCTGATGATGGGCATCTTCGTCTCGATCCTCGCCTCCACGGTGGTGGCCAACGCACTGCCCCGGGTCATCTCCGACCTCGGCGGCGGACAGTCCGTCTACACCTGGGTGGTCACCGCCGAACTGCTCGCGATGACCGCGACCGTCCCGCTCTGGGGCAAGCTCGCCGACCTCTACAACCAGAAGCTGCTGATCCAGCTGAGCCTGGGCCTGTTCGTGGTGGGCTCCCTCCTGGCCGGCTTCGCGCCGAACCCGGAGGTGCTCATCGCGAGCCGGGTCGTGCAGGGCATCGGCGCCGGCGGCCTGACCGCGCTGGTGCAGGTCGTGATGGCCGCGATCATCCCGCCGCGCGAGCTGGGCCGCTACTCCGGCATCTTCGGCGCGGTCTTCGCCACCGGCACCGTGGCCGGTCCGCTGATCGGCGGCCTGCTGGTCGACACCGAGTGGCTGGGCTGGCGCTGGACGTTCTTCTTCGGCGTGCCGTTCGCACTGCTGGCGATCTTCCTGCTGCAGAAGACGCTGAAGCTGCCCACGCTCGGCCGCAAGGTCAAGGTCGACTACCTGGGCGCGTTCCTGATCATGTCGGGCGTCTCCATGCTGCTCATCTGGGTCACGCTGGCCGGCAACAACTTCGGGTGGCTGTCCGCGTGGACCGCGGGCCTGGTCACCGGCGGCCTGGTGCTGATCGCGCTGGCCCTGGTGGTCGAGTCCCGGGTCTCCGAGCCGATCATCCCGCTGGGCATCTTCCGGTCCCGCACGGTCAGCCTGGCCACGATCGGCAGCCTGCTGGTCGGCGTCGCGATGTTCGGCAGCACGGTCTTCCTGTCGCAGTACTTCCAGCTCTCGCTGGGCAAGTCGCCGACCGAGGCCGGGCTGCTCAGCCTGCCGATGATCTTCGGTCTGATGGTCTCGTCCACGATCGCCGGCGCCATGATCACCAAGACCGGCAAGTGGAAGATGTACCTGGTCGCCGGCGCGATCATCATGATCGCCGGCCTCGGGCTGCTCAGCACGATCGGCGCGGACACCAGCCTGTGGGTCCTCGGCGCGGAGATGGCCGTGCTCGGCGTCGGCGTCGGCCTGCTCATGCAGAACCTGGTGCTCGCCGCGCAGAACGATGTGCCCGCGCACGAGCTCGGTGCCGCGACGTCGGTGATCTCGTTCTTCCGCAGCCTCGGCGGCTCGGTCGGCGTCAGCGTGCTCGGCGCGATCCTGGCCAACCGGGTCACCGCCAACATGGCGGACTCGCTCGGCCCGGCCGCGGCGGGCGCACCCGGCGGTGGCGGGCACGGCGCGGTGCCGGACCTGTCCACACTGCCGCCGGAGCTGGTGACGATCATCCAGAACGCGTACGGCGACGCGATCGGCGACCTGTTCCTGGTCGCGGTCCCGTTCGCGGTGCTGACGCTGCTCACGGTGATCTTCATCAAGGAGGTGCCGCTCAAGACCACGAGCGGCCTGGACCGCCTGGCCGAGGAGGGCAACCACACGCCCGCCCCGTCCCCGATGACGCACTGA
- a CDS encoding TetR/AcrR family transcriptional regulator codes for MTVQTTANARQQRRDAVRNREQILSAATAAFAERGANVDVREIARAAGVGMGTLYRHFATKDQLLGAVIKADFDAWMDEALHAARASEPWAGLKAFLEDALARQNADRALMDGVFRVLATTSLLDDCRARMSEVINLLLDRAHTAGELRPDVGEADIALTMMAIGKIIELTEAGRPGLWRRQLRITLDGLRAHGHTPITEPPITIADLDAAVCHSIPPLEIS; via the coding sequence GTGACCGTCCAGACCACCGCCAACGCCCGGCAGCAGCGCCGGGACGCCGTGCGCAACCGCGAGCAGATCCTGTCCGCGGCCACCGCGGCGTTCGCCGAGCGTGGTGCCAACGTCGACGTGCGGGAGATCGCCCGCGCCGCCGGCGTCGGCATGGGCACGCTCTACCGGCACTTCGCCACGAAGGACCAGCTGCTCGGCGCCGTGATCAAGGCGGATTTCGACGCCTGGATGGACGAGGCGCTGCACGCGGCCCGGGCCAGCGAGCCGTGGGCCGGCCTGAAGGCGTTCCTTGAGGACGCGCTGGCCCGGCAGAACGCGGACCGCGCGCTGATGGACGGCGTCTTCCGGGTGCTGGCCACCACGTCGCTGCTGGACGACTGCCGGGCCCGGATGAGCGAGGTGATCAACCTGCTGCTCGACCGCGCGCACACGGCCGGGGAGCTGCGGCCGGACGTGGGCGAGGCGGACATCGCGCTGACCATGATGGCCATCGGCAAGATCATCGAGCTCACCGAGGCAGGCCGGCCGGGCCTGTGGCGACGCCAGCTGCGCATCACGCTGGACGGCCTGCGTGCCCACGGTCACACCCCGATCACCGAACCTCCGATCACCATCGCCGACCTCGACGCCGCGGTCTGCCACTCGATCCCGCCTCTGGAGATTTCATGA
- a CDS encoding DNA polymerase IV, with translation MGRSQAVGRERDPRFGADADDTGCPILHVDMDAFYPSVEIQRRPALRGQPVIVGGLGNRGVVSSASYEAREFGVRSAMPMARARALCPHAVFLSPDFEAYTAASRTVMRILRDTTPLVEPLSLDEAFLDVGGARRLLGRPAEIAAKIRAQVLDELGLTCTVGVAPTKFLAKLGSTRGKPDGLMIIPAGLVLEFLHPLPVAALWGVGERSAETLQRLGLRTVGDLAHAPVSLLRSGVGEAAAAHLHELSWGRDPRGVQPEHVDKSIGAEVTFDTDLVDPDGIRRTLLGLSGKVAARLRAAGHAGRTVSIKIRRADFQTLNRSRTIASPTDVAREIFDTAWALYAAMPHTGPLRLVGVRVEGLVDGASAARQPQLGAPEHGWREAETAIDAAAARFGGAVIGPASLLGRGERRRPENPSRP, from the coding sequence ATGGGGCGAAGTCAGGCCGTGGGCCGCGAGCGGGACCCGCGTTTCGGGGCGGACGCGGACGACACCGGCTGCCCGATCCTGCACGTCGACATGGACGCGTTCTATCCGTCCGTCGAGATCCAGCGGCGCCCCGCGCTGCGCGGCCAGCCGGTGATCGTCGGCGGTCTCGGCAACCGTGGCGTGGTCAGCTCCGCCAGCTATGAGGCCCGCGAGTTCGGCGTGCGCAGTGCGATGCCGATGGCCCGGGCCCGTGCGCTCTGCCCGCACGCGGTGTTCCTCTCGCCCGACTTCGAGGCCTACACCGCCGCCTCGCGGACCGTGATGCGGATTCTCCGGGACACCACGCCGCTGGTCGAGCCGCTCTCGCTGGACGAGGCGTTCCTCGACGTCGGCGGCGCCCGGCGACTGCTCGGCCGCCCGGCGGAGATCGCCGCGAAGATCCGCGCCCAGGTTCTCGACGAGCTCGGCCTGACCTGCACGGTCGGCGTCGCGCCGACGAAGTTCCTGGCCAAGCTGGGCTCCACCCGCGGCAAGCCGGACGGTCTGATGATCATCCCGGCCGGCCTCGTGCTGGAGTTCCTGCACCCGCTGCCGGTCGCCGCGCTCTGGGGCGTGGGGGAGCGGTCCGCGGAAACACTTCAACGACTCGGCCTGCGGACGGTCGGTGACCTGGCCCACGCGCCGGTGTCGCTGCTGCGCTCCGGTGTCGGCGAGGCGGCCGCGGCCCACCTGCACGAGCTGTCCTGGGGCCGGGACCCGCGCGGCGTCCAGCCCGAGCACGTGGACAAGTCGATCGGGGCCGAGGTGACGTTCGACACTGATCTCGTCGACCCGGACGGGATCCGGCGAACCCTGCTGGGGCTCTCCGGCAAGGTCGCGGCGCGGCTGCGCGCGGCCGGGCACGCGGGCCGGACCGTCTCCATCAAGATTCGGCGAGCCGACTTCCAGACGCTGAACCGGTCCCGCACGATCGCCTCACCGACGGACGTGGCCCGGGAGATCTTCGATACCGCGTGGGCGCTTTACGCTGCTATGCCGCATACCGGCCCGCTCCGGCTCGTGGGTGTCCGGGTCGAGGGCCTGGTCGACGGCGCGTCCGCGGCCCGGCAGCCGCAGCTGGGCGCGCCCGAGCACGGCTGGCGGGAGGCCGAGACCGCGATCGATGCGGCGGCGGCCCGGTTCGGCGGTGCGGTGATCGGCCCGGCCAGCCTTCTCGGCCGCGGGGAGCGACGGCGGCCGGAAAATCCCTCCCGACCGTGA
- a CDS encoding DUF3040 domain-containing protein, with the protein MPLSEHEQRLFDQIERSLAEDPKFASAVRASDPRFQARRRLIVAAVAIIAGLALLVYGAVSKFPLLGVAGFVVMLGAAAFAMTSYRKSQSPDLHVVGGTASRRTRQRRLSFIDRLEERWRQRPEGHR; encoded by the coding sequence GTGCCGCTCTCGGAGCACGAGCAGCGGCTGTTCGATCAGATCGAGCGGTCGCTGGCCGAGGACCCGAAATTCGCCTCGGCGGTGCGCGCCAGCGATCCGCGCTTTCAGGCGCGGCGTCGTCTGATCGTCGCCGCTGTCGCGATCATCGCCGGGCTCGCTTTGCTTGTCTATGGTGCGGTGAGCAAATTTCCGCTGCTCGGCGTGGCCGGTTTTGTGGTCATGCTCGGTGCCGCGGCGTTCGCCATGACGTCGTACCGTAAGTCGCAATCGCCCGATCTGCACGTCGTCGGCGGCACCGCCAGCCGGCGCACCAGACAACGCCGCCTGTCGTTCATCGACCGGCTGGAGGAGCGCTGGCGTCAGCGCCCCGAAGGGCATCGCTGA